The genome window GGCGCTGATGACCGTGACGGGGGCGGGAACCCGCCGCATGGCCGTCTTGAAGGCTGCGGAGTCGGACATACCCATTAGGGTGTCTCCTATATTCAATATTATTGAATAATTTGATATTGTTAAATTTATCGTAGGCGGCGCGACGGCCCCCTGTCAAGAGGGGCCGGGGGGCGGCAGGTACAATCGGCGCCACGCTCGGCCCCACGCGGCGCGTATTTCCTGATCGGTCTATCGGATCCATGACACCCATGAAGGCAGGCACCGCTCCGGCACCCGGCCCAGGGCCTCGGGGCATCCAATCCCTGGAAATCGGCTATCGCATCCTGGTGGCCATCCAGATGGGCCCCGGCGCGGTGGCCTTGAAAGACATCGCGGCGCGCGCCGACATCACGGCCAGCGCGGCCCACAACTATCTCGCCAGCTTCGTGCGCGTCGGCATGGTCAAGAGCGACGGCCGCGGCCTGTACCGTCTGGGTCCCAGCCTGGCGGCGCTCGGCATGACCGCCGCCCGCGACGTCGATCACTTCGAATTGGTGCGCGAGGCCGCCGTCGCGCTGAGCGAGGAAACCGGCCTGGGCGTGGCGGTGGTCATCTGGAGCAACGGCCCGGTCATCCTGGTCAACCAGTCGGCGGTGCGCGGCCGGGTCTTCGAGCTGCGCAACGGCCCGGTCGAAA of Pigmentiphaga sp. H8 contains these proteins:
- a CDS encoding IclR family transcriptional regulator, giving the protein MKAGTAPAPGPGPRGIQSLEIGYRILVAIQMGPGAVALKDIAARADITASAAHNYLASFVRVGMVKSDGRGLYRLGPSLAALGMTAARDVDHFELVREAAVALSEETGLGVAVVIWSNGPVILVNQSAVRGRVFELRNGPVEMLHTAAGHVFAAHLADQAVLPVLKRELEANGLAPTPQEAEARLAAMRAPVLERGYSVVELRALPTYLAVSVPVWNVHGEVAYGLTITSPMSLLDTSKDSTQVRALREKGRALSRLLGAPASLWAE